A portion of the Pseudoalteromonas galatheae genome contains these proteins:
- a CDS encoding salicylate synthase produces MKTTIDTPVRPKAEQDLYIEENIWQQQSLGSLVADWRSQFSDNVALIEDETELTYAQFEQRVITRSAGFRNIGLKAGDHVMMQLPNSLDFIISCFALFQLGVIPILAMPAQRESDIAALCELSNPVAYIVPSSYLGHDYIAMAQRIVSACSSIEHILVASDTPTSTPYTSLSQLDSTEYMQVSNIDPTSTALMLLSGGTTGTPKLIPRSHNDYYFNAKASAELCQFNEQTTYLAVLPIAHNFPLACPGIIGTLCQGGTVVLCPTPGPDEAFPLIEQHKVTHTALVPALTKLWLEAKQWDDTDISSLQLLQVGGAKFTAEQAIQVPDVLGCQLQQVFGMAEGLLCFTRLDDPLNEVVHTQGRPLCDFDKVRIVDEQDNPVAQGDVGELQTKGPYTIAGYYKAQAHNQTAFTTDGFYRTGDLVRVNQAGNLIVEGRIKEQINRAGEKIAVAEIEQRLLSHPYIDEAILVPVPDAYLGERSCACIISSQPVSLSEVYQLLQEQQVARFKYPDQIISLSFWPLTAIGKINKKALIKRAEDEYVEPNMNQLKPIPYIEKTISVQSTSMQLAPRISELSSHPFKAIYECKSAWSVGLGKVAELYSNGSEITLQQGEKTKQFNGKPFPELMAQALQSIQFENWRLYGVAKFELASVFHGIQTRTEHEKSLQLFVPELEVRLEANKAILRALTEADLKALETLVLKADTSCVQTESAAALKPLQTPQINTQYKDEYKTSVAKAIEEICNRQYQKVILSRRIHVPDSICLNKSFRYGRLHNSPARSFLYQLNDFSIAGFSPETLLEASNKGYISTQPLAGTRSLGNSPQEEQQLREELLNDTKEIAEHAVSVKLAQEELEQICEPSSIAVSEFMAVRRRGSVQHLASRVCGQLSNGKNPWHAFQALFPAVTASGIPKREAIEAILRLEPNSRDWYSGCVMIVDNDGFMDSALVLRSIYRANNLTWLQAGAGVIDQSKPERELTETIEKLSCIANYLIDEKTLEEAQS; encoded by the coding sequence GTGAAAACAACAATTGATACGCCAGTCCGGCCGAAGGCTGAGCAAGACCTCTATATTGAAGAGAATATTTGGCAGCAACAAAGTCTCGGTTCCCTTGTCGCCGATTGGCGGTCTCAATTTTCAGATAACGTCGCCCTGATAGAAGATGAAACGGAACTCACATACGCTCAGTTTGAGCAACGCGTGATAACGCGCAGCGCTGGGTTTCGCAATATAGGCTTAAAAGCGGGCGACCACGTTATGATGCAACTGCCCAATTCTCTCGATTTTATAATTAGTTGCTTCGCACTGTTCCAATTAGGTGTCATTCCAATTTTGGCCATGCCTGCGCAGCGAGAGTCCGATATTGCAGCGTTGTGTGAGCTCAGTAACCCTGTGGCATACATAGTACCAAGCAGTTATTTGGGGCACGACTATATTGCTATGGCCCAACGTATTGTGTCCGCATGTTCAAGTATTGAGCATATCTTGGTCGCGAGTGATACACCAACCTCCACTCCATATACATCCCTTTCTCAGTTAGACAGTACCGAGTACATGCAGGTTTCTAATATCGATCCAACATCCACAGCTCTCATGTTGCTTTCTGGTGGCACCACAGGTACACCTAAACTTATTCCACGCAGCCACAATGATTATTACTTCAATGCCAAGGCTTCTGCCGAGCTATGTCAATTTAATGAGCAAACCACTTATTTAGCGGTTTTACCAATCGCCCATAATTTCCCTTTAGCATGCCCCGGGATCATTGGCACACTTTGTCAGGGTGGAACGGTGGTGCTATGTCCAACGCCTGGGCCAGACGAAGCGTTTCCACTTATAGAACAACACAAAGTTACTCACACCGCTTTGGTACCCGCTTTAACAAAACTATGGCTTGAGGCTAAACAATGGGATGACACCGATATAAGTAGCCTGCAACTGCTACAAGTGGGTGGTGCTAAGTTCACCGCCGAGCAAGCGATACAAGTGCCCGATGTACTTGGTTGTCAACTACAACAGGTGTTTGGTATGGCCGAGGGGTTACTGTGCTTCACCCGCTTGGATGACCCGTTAAATGAAGTGGTGCATACCCAAGGCCGCCCACTTTGTGACTTTGATAAAGTACGCATTGTTGACGAACAAGATAACCCCGTAGCGCAAGGTGACGTTGGTGAGCTACAAACCAAAGGTCCTTATACCATCGCAGGTTACTACAAAGCACAAGCACATAACCAAACAGCCTTTACCACCGATGGCTTTTACCGTACGGGTGATTTAGTGCGTGTGAACCAAGCTGGTAACCTAATTGTTGAAGGGCGGATCAAAGAACAGATTAACCGAGCAGGAGAAAAAATCGCTGTCGCAGAAATAGAACAACGACTGCTCTCCCACCCCTATATTGATGAAGCCATATTAGTACCCGTACCAGACGCATATCTTGGCGAACGTAGTTGTGCCTGCATTATTTCTAGTCAGCCCGTTTCCCTCAGTGAGGTCTATCAGCTGTTGCAAGAACAGCAAGTTGCACGCTTCAAATATCCAGATCAAATCATTTCACTCAGTTTTTGGCCACTCACCGCGATAGGAAAGATCAATAAAAAAGCACTGATAAAACGTGCTGAAGATGAGTATGTAGAGCCCAATATGAACCAATTAAAACCAATACCCTATATTGAAAAAACCATCTCTGTCCAGTCAACTTCAATGCAGTTAGCACCGAGGATTTCTGAGCTCAGCAGCCATCCATTTAAAGCCATATACGAGTGTAAGTCTGCTTGGTCTGTTGGCCTTGGCAAAGTAGCTGAACTATATTCCAACGGCAGCGAAATAACCTTACAACAAGGTGAAAAAACAAAACAGTTTAATGGCAAACCTTTTCCTGAGCTAATGGCGCAAGCACTGCAAAGTATTCAATTCGAAAACTGGCGGTTATATGGCGTAGCCAAGTTTGAACTAGCTAGCGTATTTCACGGTATTCAAACACGCACTGAGCATGAAAAGTCTTTACAATTATTTGTGCCAGAATTAGAGGTACGCCTTGAAGCAAATAAAGCGATACTGCGCGCGTTAACTGAGGCTGACCTCAAAGCGCTTGAAACATTAGTTTTAAAAGCAGATACATCATGCGTACAAACGGAAAGTGCGGCTGCACTTAAGCCTCTACAAACACCACAGATCAACACGCAATATAAAGATGAATACAAAACATCGGTTGCTAAAGCCATCGAAGAAATTTGCAACAGGCAATATCAAAAAGTGATCTTGTCTCGCCGTATTCATGTGCCAGACAGCATTTGTTTGAATAAGAGCTTCCGCTACGGCCGTTTACATAATTCGCCTGCACGCTCATTCCTCTACCAGTTAAACGACTTTTCAATTGCAGGTTTCAGCCCAGAAACCCTACTTGAAGCCAGCAACAAGGGATATATCAGCACACAACCCCTAGCTGGTACTCGCTCACTTGGTAACTCGCCACAAGAAGAGCAGCAGCTACGAGAAGAACTTCTTAACGATACTAAAGAAATAGCGGAGCACGCTGTATCAGTAAAATTAGCCCAAGAAGAATTGGAGCAAATATGTGAACCCAGTTCAATTGCGGTAAGTGAATTTATGGCTGTGCGCCGTCGCGGCAGTGTACAACATCTAGCCTCTCGCGTTTGTGGTCAACTAAGTAATGGTAAAAACCCATGGCATGCATTTCAAGCGCTTTTCCCAGCAGTTACGGCGTCAGGGATCCCAAAACGCGAAGCCATAGAAGCCATATTGCGCCTTGAACCAAATAGCAGAGATTGGTACAGCGGCTGTGTAATGATTGTAGATAATGACGGGTTTATGGACTCAGCTTTGGTACTGCGTTCAATTTATCGCGCCAATAACCTTACATGGCTGCAAGCTGGCGCTGGTGTCATTGACCAATCTAAGCCTGAGCGTGAATTGACAGAAACCATCGAAAAACTCAGTTGCATCGCCAACTACCTAATTGATGAAAAAACGTTAGAAGAGGCGCAGAGCTAA
- a CDS encoding ABC transporter ATP-binding protein, translating to MRVESHETDGHCSPWSIIFTICAPYKGKMLIAFSLMVFVTLLEIVPVYLLFLSIQALLNPLSTSMDLLLWIAAGTFGAILLKSGCAMGAYYFSHQVSFKALTEVRMTLASQLANMSLIWFSAQNPAVLKQNILQDVEHIENFIAHQSVELFNAILTPFVVFTVIAFIDWRLALSTVAVVPLAFFISSLFMYKTAGQYERFSLVSEDLTTTLSDYVKNMPLMKLYNLDSERFAVLNRKLGQYQKLVLELTGQTVPGWTLYTALLSASFVCLLPAAISLHSAQSVTTEQVVLSILLAVGMLNPIIKVSRFFMEANELLAGVKRITPIYMARFSNSSSAPVKADKKLPLMQFHNVDFAYHSHQVLADVHFKLVPNSLNIIVGASGNGKSTLAMLACGLLSPSSGKVQLFGQDVNLLSDSVRSQFMSVVTQECYLFEGTLRDNILFGRSHVSPDGLERAIMAAQIKHWISQLPEGLETQVQVRGQNLSGGEKQRIAIARALLAAPPLVILDEAAAAMDNVTQSKFYQAIQTYYPSTTFLVITHKYLGLESIGQILVLKEGKIVSQGTHDELLSSCDYYRRSWLLQHSEGEQQQLVKGSSDFQSINYEA from the coding sequence ATGCGTGTTGAGTCGCATGAAACCGACGGGCATTGCAGTCCTTGGTCTATCATTTTTACTATCTGCGCACCTTATAAAGGCAAGATGTTGATAGCTTTTAGCTTAATGGTGTTTGTCACTTTGCTTGAAATCGTGCCTGTGTATTTGTTATTTCTTTCTATCCAAGCCTTACTTAACCCTTTATCGACCTCCATGGACCTATTGTTGTGGATTGCAGCAGGTACTTTTGGCGCGATTTTATTGAAGTCTGGGTGTGCTATGGGCGCCTATTACTTCAGTCACCAAGTCTCTTTTAAAGCGCTCACTGAAGTTAGAATGACACTCGCAAGTCAATTGGCAAATATGTCGTTAATATGGTTCAGTGCTCAAAACCCCGCCGTTTTAAAACAAAATATATTGCAAGATGTTGAGCATATTGAAAACTTTATAGCCCATCAAAGTGTAGAGTTGTTTAACGCAATCCTTACTCCTTTTGTGGTCTTTACGGTGATCGCTTTTATAGACTGGCGGCTTGCTCTCAGCACGGTTGCAGTTGTGCCGTTAGCATTTTTTATTAGTAGTTTATTTATGTATAAAACAGCTGGTCAGTATGAGCGTTTTAGCCTTGTGTCAGAGGATTTGACCACGACACTAAGTGACTATGTTAAAAATATGCCATTGATGAAGCTATATAATTTAGACAGTGAACGATTTGCCGTTTTAAATCGAAAGTTGGGTCAATACCAGAAGTTGGTGCTCGAACTCACCGGCCAAACGGTGCCAGGCTGGACGTTATACACCGCATTGCTGAGTGCATCTTTTGTTTGCTTGTTACCTGCTGCGATTAGTTTACATAGTGCGCAAAGTGTTACTACTGAGCAGGTTGTTTTAAGTATATTACTGGCTGTTGGGATGCTTAATCCAATCATCAAAGTGAGTCGCTTTTTTATGGAGGCAAATGAGCTACTAGCTGGTGTTAAACGGATCACACCTATCTATATGGCGCGCTTTTCTAATTCATCTAGCGCACCTGTTAAAGCCGATAAAAAGTTGCCTCTAATGCAGTTTCATAATGTGGATTTTGCTTACCATTCTCATCAGGTTTTAGCTGATGTGCACTTTAAGCTAGTGCCTAATTCATTGAATATTATAGTCGGTGCATCTGGTAACGGTAAATCTACGCTTGCTATGTTGGCATGTGGTTTATTGTCTCCTTCATCAGGTAAAGTGCAACTATTCGGGCAGGATGTGAATTTACTAAGTGATAGTGTCCGATCGCAGTTTATGAGTGTGGTAACGCAAGAATGCTACTTATTTGAGGGCACGTTACGAGATAATATTTTGTTTGGTCGCAGCCATGTTAGCCCCGATGGACTAGAGCGTGCCATTATGGCTGCTCAAATAAAGCACTGGATAAGCCAACTACCTGAAGGTCTCGAAACACAGGTACAAGTGCGTGGACAAAATTTGTCTGGGGGAGAAAAACAACGTATTGCTATTGCACGTGCTTTGTTGGCCGCTCCCCCTTTGGTGATTTTAGATGAAGCTGCGGCGGCAATGGACAATGTGACACAATCCAAATTCTATCAGGCTATTCAAACGTATTATCCAAGCACTACTTTCTTGGTGATCACCCACAAGTATCTTGGCCTTGAAAGTATCGGTCAGATCCTTGTCTTGAAAGAGGGGAAAATTGTCTCACAGGGAACTCATGACGAGTTGTTATCGAGTTGCGACTATTATCGCCGCAGTTGGTTGCTGCAACACAGCGAAGGAGAGCAACAACAACTGGTAAAAGGCTCGTCAGATTTCCAATCTATAAACTATGAGGCTTAA
- a CDS encoding ABC transporter ATP-binding protein, with protein sequence MDRQALLSIARVLGHASSGKWRFYTGVVFRVLERSVAIAPLLLCFHWLQQQFLTTSKVVPWLSTPMDYFMALGGCFVMQLLCAYIGQYQSFVGSYQVVHAYRIKLINHVRQLPLGRMRRTHSSEFLEILTEDIKKIESIFSHIAPDLISALVTPVIGLVVMLFINPIYAISTLILLPLAFWVMEVSKRKFVQVAMAKQQSYRQSASAITDYIEALKTLKLYDQAQVWLSHLAKQLEKTKQHSLQVEMWGAGPVLTYRIVLNMALSMFVIMLAITLPEHRFSGIDFTTILFALLLIKLLEPLQEVGEYLTVLRLAMQSERKLESILNEPVLAEPDNPQLPSNFDIEFERVSFQHGSKKVIDDVSFCVPQGTTMAIVGASGSGKSTLLNLCARFFDPNSGCVKIGGLDLKNIGSKGVHQLVGMVFQDIQLIDASIVENIRIGRLDASDEEVIEACKTANCLEFIDNLPSGINTRVGDGGLLLSGGQRQRIAIARALLKNAPIVLLDEATASLDPITQSEVIIAMKNLLQNRTVVTIAHRLSSIEGADNIIVLEQGKIVESGCHHRLLAHGGHYTHLWNTQSMQLV encoded by the coding sequence ATGGACAGACAAGCATTATTGAGTATTGCTCGAGTATTAGGACATGCAAGCTCTGGTAAGTGGCGCTTTTATACTGGCGTTGTTTTTCGAGTGTTAGAACGTAGTGTAGCAATTGCACCGCTGCTATTATGTTTCCACTGGCTACAACAGCAGTTTTTAACCACGTCAAAAGTGGTGCCCTGGCTTTCGACACCAATGGATTATTTTATGGCTTTAGGTGGTTGCTTTGTAATGCAACTGCTATGTGCATATATAGGCCAATATCAAAGCTTTGTAGGCAGTTATCAGGTTGTCCATGCGTATCGTATTAAATTGATCAATCATGTGCGACAACTGCCTCTCGGACGTATGCGGCGTACTCACAGTAGCGAGTTTTTAGAAATACTCACTGAGGATATAAAAAAAATTGAGAGTATTTTTTCCCATATCGCTCCCGATTTGATTTCTGCTTTGGTGACACCTGTGATTGGTCTGGTGGTGATGTTATTTATCAATCCTATTTATGCCATTAGTACATTGATACTATTGCCTTTGGCATTTTGGGTGATGGAAGTGTCGAAACGAAAGTTTGTGCAAGTTGCTATGGCTAAGCAGCAATCATATCGCCAAAGTGCCAGCGCCATTACCGATTATATTGAAGCACTAAAAACCCTCAAGTTATATGACCAAGCACAAGTATGGCTGTCCCACCTCGCCAAGCAGTTAGAGAAAACAAAGCAGCATAGCCTACAAGTGGAAATGTGGGGAGCCGGTCCCGTATTAACCTATCGCATCGTGCTAAATATGGCGCTCAGTATGTTTGTGATAATGTTAGCCATAACCTTACCAGAGCACCGTTTTTCAGGTATAGATTTCACCACTATTCTATTTGCCCTGCTGCTAATAAAACTACTCGAGCCCCTTCAAGAAGTTGGCGAATATCTAACGGTTTTACGTCTGGCTATGCAGTCTGAGCGCAAGCTTGAGTCTATTCTAAATGAGCCTGTGCTGGCTGAGCCAGATAATCCCCAATTACCAAGCAATTTTGATATAGAGTTTGAGCGAGTATCGTTTCAACATGGGTCTAAAAAGGTCATAGATGATGTGAGTTTTTGTGTGCCACAAGGCACTACAATGGCCATTGTAGGCGCATCTGGTAGTGGTAAATCAACATTATTAAATTTGTGCGCACGCTTTTTTGACCCTAATTCAGGTTGTGTGAAAATCGGTGGCCTAGATCTTAAAAACATTGGCTCAAAGGGTGTGCATCAGTTAGTTGGTATGGTGTTTCAAGATATCCAGTTAATCGATGCCAGTATTGTTGAAAACATTCGTATTGGTCGGCTTGATGCCAGCGATGAAGAAGTGATAGAGGCGTGTAAAACGGCTAATTGCTTAGAGTTTATCGATAATTTACCAAGTGGCATAAATACCCGAGTTGGCGATGGGGGCTTATTGCTGTCTGGTGGCCAAAGGCAGCGTATTGCGATTGCTCGAGCGCTATTAAAAAATGCGCCTATTGTACTGCTTGATGAAGCCACAGCCTCACTCGATCCTATTACTCAATCAGAGGTAATCATCGCCATGAAAAACCTGTTGCAAAATCGTACCGTGGTCACCATTGCACATCGGCTTTCTAGTATAGAAGGGGCTGATAACATTATCGTACTTGAGCAAGGTAAAATAGTGGAGTCGGGGTGTCACCATCGCCTGTTAGCGCATGGAGGGCACTACACGCACCTTTGGAATACACAGTCTATGCAACTTGTGTAA
- a CDS encoding MFS transporter, translating to MNNLVNNERVQEAGDAFSLKPLMFETFVCTMAVMGFTALAGPIAHVIGLKAWQIGAAMTVAGIAWVIMARFWGSLSDRKGRRPVILFGLAGFVISYASLAVFIDFAMQTAIVPVLAFAGIVVGRGFAGMFYAAVPATCAALVADHVVPKQRAAAMAGIGASSAAGMVIGPGFVGLLGPFSLSMPLYISAMLPLIALIVLWWVLPKYERHVKPSNNRVRLTDARLRRPVTVAFIAAFSVAVAQITVGFFVLDRLQLDPAETARAAGIALATVGVALIIAQVALQKLEWQPARLIQFGGVIAAAGFVSAIFASAPILLWVCYGVAGFGMGWIYPSVSALAANSVEADEQGAAAGTISAAQGMGIVMGPIVGTAIYEIEIGLPYGLIAGMLLVAALTSARIRT from the coding sequence ATGAATAATTTAGTCAACAATGAGAGGGTGCAAGAGGCGGGTGATGCATTTAGTCTGAAGCCGCTGATGTTTGAGACATTTGTTTGTACTATGGCTGTAATGGGGTTTACTGCGTTAGCAGGTCCTATTGCTCATGTGATTGGGCTCAAAGCTTGGCAAATTGGCGCGGCGATGACAGTTGCTGGGATTGCTTGGGTTATTATGGCACGGTTCTGGGGAAGCCTTAGTGACCGAAAAGGTCGGCGCCCGGTGATACTCTTTGGACTGGCAGGTTTTGTCATTAGCTATGCATCGTTAGCAGTCTTTATCGACTTTGCGATGCAGACCGCAATAGTGCCCGTGCTTGCATTTGCAGGCATAGTGGTTGGACGTGGATTCGCTGGGATGTTTTATGCTGCGGTACCGGCGACCTGTGCTGCTTTAGTCGCGGATCATGTTGTGCCTAAACAACGTGCGGCAGCGATGGCGGGGATTGGTGCGTCAAGTGCGGCTGGTATGGTGATTGGTCCTGGGTTTGTTGGACTGCTTGGGCCTTTTAGCTTAAGCATGCCTTTGTATATTTCAGCAATGTTGCCCCTCATTGCTCTGATTGTTCTTTGGTGGGTACTGCCAAAGTACGAACGGCATGTGAAACCCAGCAACAACCGGGTTCGTTTAACGGATGCAAGGTTACGTAGACCTGTTACTGTGGCTTTTATTGCCGCTTTTAGCGTGGCTGTTGCGCAGATCACGGTTGGCTTTTTTGTCCTTGATAGGCTTCAGCTTGATCCTGCTGAAACTGCGCGCGCTGCAGGTATTGCACTCGCGACTGTTGGTGTGGCACTGATTATCGCGCAAGTGGCACTACAGAAGCTTGAATGGCAGCCTGCGCGACTAATTCAATTCGGCGGAGTCATCGCTGCCGCTGGATTTGTTTCTGCGATTTTCGCATCAGCGCCCATCTTGCTCTGGGTTTGCTATGGTGTCGCTGGCTTTGGTATGGGATGGATATATCCGTCTGTCTCTGCTTTGGCTGCCAATTCGGTGGAGGCTGATGAGCAAGGTGCGGCTGCCGGAACGATATCAGCGGCGCAAGGAATGGGTATTGTTATGGGCCCGATTGTTGGAACTGCTATTTATGAAATAGAGATTGGGTTGCCGTATGGACTAATAGCAGGAATGTTATTGGTAGCAGCTCTGACATCAGCTCGTATCCGCACTTAA
- a CDS encoding ATP-binding protein translates to MLKLLLSLYLAVFTSIVVINQVSEAIWSHWVHSAPDELRHAKAVANTLKASISSHNLPQESETLKVLDMDDVAWLPEQASTLMQGGILTSFDDEGSAWLTFKVPNSTSLLQLGPLAPAASAANKEWVIKLLSYAVLAFLLMLWIRPLWLDLLQLRYITENLTQGQLPNAARHSRFSAISNLTEQIRDLASQVARLIENQKLLVNAVSHDLRTPLARLKFALAMLPEQSREQANDMADDVVEMEAMIDEMLAYARLEFEVDKLEVTSLDLCALVDDQINKLSKLTDKQITLNKKSTQVIVPGNAHYLSRAIQNIVQNADKYGRSNIEISLECDKSSAYLHIEDDGDGIPKSQWESVFIPFSRLDESRSKDNGGYGLGLAIVRKIATWHRGSCHVGFSELGGAKFTLTLPRASS, encoded by the coding sequence GTGCTAAAGCTATTACTCAGCCTTTATTTGGCTGTGTTTACCAGCATCGTCGTGATCAATCAAGTGAGCGAAGCCATCTGGTCTCATTGGGTGCATTCTGCGCCCGATGAGTTGCGACACGCAAAAGCGGTCGCCAACACGCTCAAAGCGAGTATTTCCTCACACAACTTACCCCAAGAGTCGGAAACCCTGAAAGTACTCGACATGGATGATGTCGCTTGGCTACCTGAGCAAGCCAGCACATTAATGCAAGGGGGAATTTTGACGAGTTTTGATGATGAAGGTAGTGCATGGCTCACTTTCAAAGTACCAAATTCAACCTCATTGCTACAATTAGGGCCACTAGCGCCAGCGGCTTCCGCTGCTAATAAAGAATGGGTTATCAAACTGCTTTCGTATGCCGTGCTCGCGTTTTTACTTATGCTGTGGATAAGGCCGTTGTGGCTCGATTTATTGCAACTGAGATATATCACCGAAAACCTCACTCAAGGTCAGCTACCCAATGCGGCCCGGCATTCCCGGTTTTCTGCTATTTCAAATTTAACCGAGCAGATCCGCGATTTAGCGTCTCAAGTAGCAAGGTTAATTGAAAACCAAAAGTTACTCGTCAATGCCGTTTCCCATGACCTACGCACGCCACTTGCCAGACTCAAATTTGCTTTAGCTATGCTGCCGGAGCAAAGCCGTGAACAAGCAAACGATATGGCAGATGATGTGGTCGAAATGGAAGCCATGATAGATGAAATGCTGGCTTACGCACGCCTTGAATTTGAAGTAGATAAACTTGAAGTAACATCACTGGATCTTTGCGCGCTTGTCGACGACCAGATAAACAAACTTAGTAAGCTCACCGATAAACAAATAACTCTTAATAAAAAGAGCACGCAGGTTATCGTCCCTGGTAACGCTCACTACCTCTCTCGAGCCATTCAAAATATTGTACAAAACGCCGATAAGTACGGTCGCTCAAACATCGAAATTAGTCTTGAATGTGACAAAAGCAGCGCTTATCTTCATATCGAGGATGATGGCGATGGGATCCCTAAGTCTCAGTGGGAATCGGTTTTTATTCCCTTCTCTCGCTTAGATGAAAGTCGCAGCAAAGATAATGGTGGTTATGGCCTGGGACTGGCTATCGTACGTAAAATTGCCACTTGGCATCGCGGCAGCTGCCATGTTGGGTTTTCCGAACTTGGTGGAGCAAAGTTCACGCTAACTTTGCCCCGCGCTTCATCTTGA
- a CDS encoding response regulator encodes MAKVLLVEDDVKLAELTAKFLIHNGFEVVQLHNGINAIKAIEAEKPDILILDIMLPGLDGFSICKAARGEFKGPILFLTAKDSDFDHVKGLEIGADDYIIKPVEPYVLLARLNALIRRTQNDEVQSDSITLGELQIDKSDRKVYLAGDEVELTSYEFDLLKTLAGHAGETLSRDYIYKHVVGREYDGLDRSVDVRISRLRKKLGDNLEQPARLITVWGKGYLCSKSAWD; translated from the coding sequence ATGGCTAAGGTGTTACTTGTCGAAGATGATGTAAAATTAGCGGAGTTAACCGCAAAGTTCTTAATCCATAACGGTTTTGAAGTTGTTCAATTGCACAATGGTATAAACGCCATTAAGGCAATAGAAGCCGAGAAACCTGATATTTTAATTTTAGATATTATGCTTCCTGGCCTTGACGGCTTCTCTATTTGTAAAGCGGCACGCGGTGAGTTTAAAGGGCCGATTCTATTCCTTACCGCCAAAGATAGCGACTTCGACCATGTAAAAGGGCTCGAAATTGGCGCTGACGACTATATCATCAAACCTGTTGAACCCTACGTGCTACTTGCTCGATTGAACGCACTTATAAGGCGCACACAAAATGATGAGGTACAATCAGATTCGATCACCTTGGGCGAATTACAAATAGATAAATCGGACCGTAAGGTCTATTTAGCAGGCGATGAAGTTGAACTAACTAGTTATGAATTTGACTTACTAAAAACGCTTGCTGGCCACGCTGGTGAAACACTTAGCCGAGACTATATCTATAAACACGTTGTTGGTCGCGAGTACGACGGATTAGACAGAAGCGTTGACGTACGTATTAGCCGTTTGCGAAAAAAACTTGGCGACAATCTTGAGCAACCCGCAAGGCTTATCACCGTGTGGGGCAAGGGTTACCTCTGCTCGAAGTCTGCTTGGGATTAG
- a CDS encoding DUF3019 domain-containing protein, whose protein sequence is MNFRLYSIIIIIFSTSSQALTKKNNDVSLEIKPITCMVKQAGQRCEMTAKFAWYAPTSMSLCLFQEQQKLQCWEHAKEAKSTQIIHLSKSMLFTLKDAKNNVVAKQNIEVHTSVNQQYRRKLRSDWSVF, encoded by the coding sequence ATGAATTTTAGGCTGTATTCAATAATAATTATAATTTTCAGCACGTCTAGCCAAGCTTTAACCAAAAAAAACAATGATGTCAGTCTTGAAATAAAACCGATTACATGCATGGTAAAACAGGCTGGGCAACGTTGTGAAATGACCGCAAAATTTGCTTGGTACGCGCCGACCTCAATGAGCTTATGCTTGTTTCAAGAGCAACAAAAATTGCAATGCTGGGAGCACGCCAAGGAGGCAAAATCAACACAAATTATCCACCTCTCAAAATCCATGCTCTTTACCCTAAAAGATGCTAAAAATAACGTTGTTGCAAAACAAAATATTGAAGTACACACAAGCGTCAATCAACAATATAGACGTAAACTTAGAAGCGATTGGAGTGTGTTTTAA